A window of the Cololabis saira isolate AMF1-May2022 chromosome 19, fColSai1.1, whole genome shotgun sequence genome harbors these coding sequences:
- the si:dkey-94l16.4 gene encoding retinoic acid-induced protein 1: MSRKQESAVVTDGTLAGLCSLTREFRSPLEDPVSPSATSLDDVEEVFVLPQASSSPSAGDLYLEATDEAACEILNTERAPQPSSGVDDGSDENEQNATLEASIDLTEDVCVSDPSENDSVVPHMNGNTEMLEGTVKGRKLPMRVGRGTRLEAIVMNINSSRYNMSGCILTRKKPSASSVDSPRRNDTVSARKRRNKVKTTFSVKKVKRKALKKGKSVCVNTDSCKDSTSDSELVNKSKKSRSRTPMKTPPRSTRAKRDPPQRSTTRSQRKSSLQSSPQFTEQPDLTSHPEPAVEIAVLNLSPAAPQSKSPKNNQGETKSKLSGSKKSPTAKTKAARTPKRRRKPVSRGPSSSMFAPKEPEIKLRYVNFKEEKKDSRVDSFSPFIRLQRQQAPPSPCTVFNYPEQVKPQQKGRQQQQQQQGRTSGFMSAAVPSTSCLQLGRPSAQGQHQRALVCCLCGQAANAMDLGDLHGPYYPEGYRPSAKTPASTSGLKENENYSDSDSSSCSVRGRGRKGAVPPTSWALRPGAQLKQKGRLESRRWAGDGAASPAAKRARSDPGSLHVEDWYSPPVLPHEPSEFWLHEDCGIWAAGVYLVKGKVYGLEEAVKVAQETICSACHNPGATLGCFFKGCPNKYHYRCALESDCVLIEENFSMKCKKHKNKTFKAPPGSRWDDG, encoded by the exons AtgtccaggaagcaggaatcgGCGGTGGTGACGGACGGCACGTTGGCGGGCCTGTGTTCACTGACCAGGGAGTTTCGGAGTCCTCTGGAGGACCCCGTGTCCCCATCTGCTACCTCACTGGACGACGTGGAGGAAGTGTTCGTCCTCCCTCAGGCCTCCAGCTCACCCAGCGCTGGAGACCTTTATCTAGAGGCAACTGACGAGGCTGCATGTGAAATCTTGAACACTGAGAGGGCTCCTCAGCCGAGCTCTGGGGTTGACGACGGCAGTGATGAGAATGAACAGAACGCCACGTTGGAGGCGTCGATTGACTTGACGGAGGACGTTTGTGTGTCAGATCCTTCAGAAAACGACAGTGTTGTTCCTCACATGAACGGGAATACAGAGATGCTAGAAGGGACTGTCAAGGGAAGGAAACTACCGATGCGTGTTGGTAGAGGGACGCGGCTGGAGGCAATCGTCATGAACATAAATTCAAGCCGTTATAATATGTCAGGATGCATACTGACCAGAAAGAAACCCAGTGCCTCCAGCGTAGATAGTCCGAGGAGGAACGACACTGTATCAGCGcgtaaaagaagaaacaaagtgAAAACTACTTTCTCAGTTAAAAAAGTAAAACGAAAAGCACTAAAGAAGGGTAAATCTGTTTGTGTTAATACTGACAGCTGCAAAGACTCTACCTCCGATTCAGAACTCGTCAATAAGTCGAAGAAGTCGCGTAGCAGAACACCTATGAAAACTCCTCCTCGGTCGACGCGGGCGAAAAGAGACCCGCCGCAACGGAGTACCACAAGGTCTCAGAGGAAGTCCTCGTTACAATCAAGTCCTCAGTTTACAGAGCAACCAGACCTCACCTCCCATCCTGAACCTGCAGTGGAAATAGCCGTGTTGAACCTTTCCCCCGCTGCGCCGCAATCAAAATCTCCAAAGAACAACCAAGGTGAAACCAAAAGCAAACTATCTGGAAGTAAAAAATCTCCCACGGCTAAGACGAAGGCGGCTCGCACTCCCAAACGCCGGCGGAAGCCGGTCAGCCGGGGCCCGTCCTCGTCCATGTTCGCCCCCAAGGAGCCCGAGATCAAGCTGAGGTACGTCAACTtcaaggaggagaagaaggactCCAGGGTGGACAGTTTCTCCCCGTTCATCCGCCTGCAGCGCCAGCAGGCGCCGCCGTCGCCGTGCACCGTGTTCAACTACCCCGAGCAGGTGAAGCCGCAGCAGAAGGgccgccagcagcagcagcagcagcagggtcgCACCAGCGGCTTCATGTCTGCAGCCGTCCCCAGCACTTCCTGCCTGCAGCTGGGCCGGCCGTCCGCGCAGGGCCAGCACCAGCGCGCCCTCGTCTGCTGCCTCTGCGGCCAGGCGGCCAACGCCATGGACCTGGGGGACCTGCACGGACCGTACTACCCTGAGGGGTACCGGCCGAGCGCCAAAACACCCGCCAGCACGTCGGGCCTCAAGGAGAACGAGAACTACAGCGATTCGGACTCGTCGTCTTGTAGCGTGAGGGGCCGCGGGAGGAAGGGTGCCGTCCCGCCCACGTCGTGGGCCCTCAGGCCCGGAGCTCAGCTGAAGCAGAAGGGACGCCTGGAGAGCCGCCGGTGGGCCGGCGACGGCGCCGCCAGCCCCGCGGCGAAGCGGGCTCGCTCGGATCCTGGTTCTTTGCACGTGGAGGACTGGTACAGCCCTCCGGTGCTGCCGCACGAGCCCAGCGAGTTCTGGCTCCACGAGGACTGTGGCATCTGGGCTGCAGGCGTGTACCTCGTCAAGGGCAAAGTTTACGGGCTGGAGGAAGCGGTCAAGGTCGCCCAGGAGACG ATATGTTCAGCGTGCCACAATCCCGGCGCCACATTGGGCTGCTTCTTTAAAGGCTGTCCCAACAAGTACCACTACAGGTGTGCGCTGGAGTCAG ACTGTGTCCTCATTGAGGAAAATTTCTCCATGAAGTGTAAGAAGCACAAG AACAAGACGTTCAAGGCCCCTCCAGGGAGCCGCTGGGATGACGGGTGA